From Apium graveolens cultivar Ventura chromosome 9, ASM990537v1, whole genome shotgun sequence, the proteins below share one genomic window:
- the LOC141683588 gene encoding uncharacterized protein LOC141683588 — MPRKNKKKKGNVADSTQSELPSQQKTPQSLKPKHKLVKKSANNIAPSKKVSDKGKTTNKEENQANDGNSAKFTKNPLLSENPTPEKPANKAVKKSTIQFSGREKGVKITEVQGGIGNTTNKKDKQVKNDNKRNVVNNLSREKSNQRDQKAEKNLGGLIFMCNRRTKSDCFRYQVMGVSANKQEVVMGIKPGLTLFLYDFDLRLLYGVYKASSAGGMKLEPASFAGAFPAQVRFRVHKDCHPIPESVFKKAIKDNYDDRTHRFKTELTIEQVKKLTHLFQAVPSLHSDVNSSLHETLPNIYLPPPASVEEAHADRSFKDQYVSRNIAAEYHIPLNHEKKQVAEQYFQPSHVTSSSPLFLSEKEYRSFGLRGERPNSIQGPTFDPYRNLASSSGGETLMPRGSTHSDELFLSEKDYRTYGLGGRKEAPQRSSAIEYKPPLDNYHTAETYNPFHDSTTSLVNRYLLPSSEPLENKQLSQTYGNDGRSNFGRVAFDERERLYSRYASGSLSDYNKEYHHLAGEVGLRFSPVSSRYSFAGPSMSYR, encoded by the exons ATGCCAAGGAAAAATAAGAAGAAAAAAGGAAATGTTGCTGATTCTACTCAATCAGAGTTACCATCCCAACAAAAAACTCCGCAATCCCTGAAGCCCAAACATAAATTGGTGAAGAAGTCAGCAAATAACATTGCTCCGAGTAAGAAAGTATCAGACAAGGGAAAAACTACAAATAAAGAAGAAAATCAAGCGAATGATGGTAACAgtgctaaattcactaaaaacCCTTTGCTTTCCGAAAACCCAACTCCAGAAAAGCCTGCAAATAAAGCAGTAAAGAAGTCCACTATTCAGTTTTCTGGTCGTGAGAAAGGAGTAAAGATTACTGAAGTTCAAGGGGGAATTGGTAATACTACAAATAAAAAAGACAAACAAGTGAAGAATGATAATAAAAGAAATGTTGTAAATAATTTAAGTCGTGAAAAAAGTAACCAGAGGGATCAAAAGGCGGAGAAGAACCTTGGTGGGCTAATTTTTATGTGCAATAGAAGAACTAAATCGGATTGTTTTCGGTACCAAGTGATGGGTGTCTCAGCAAACAAACAAGAGGTTGTAATGGGTATCAAACCTGGACTCACCCTTTTTCTATACGACTTTGACCTCAGACTTCTGTATGGAGTATACAAGGCCTCTTCTGCGGGTGGCATGAAGCTTGAACCAGCTTCTTTTGCTGGAGCTTTCCCCGCGCAG GTTCGGTTCAGGGTTCACAAGGACTGCCATCCAATACCTGAGAGTGTATTTAAGAAAGCAATCAAAGATAACTATGATGACAGAACACACAGATTTAAGACTGAGTTGACTATTGAGCAG GTGAAGAAGCTGACACACCTGTTTCAGGCTGTCCCTTCACTACATTCAGATGTCAATTCTTCTCTTCATGAAACTTTGCCAAACATCTACCTCCCGCCACCAGCATCAGTTGAAGAGGCCCATGCTGATAGATCATTTAAAGATCAGTATGTTAGCAGAAATATAGCAGCTGAGTATCATATTCCCTTAAATCATGAAAAGAAGCAGGTGGCAGAGCAATATTTCCAACCCAGCCATGTAACTTCTTCTAGTCCACTATTTCTTTCAGAAAAAGAATACAGAAGTTTTGGGCTTCGAGGAGAAAGGCCTAATTCTATTCAAGGACCTACATTTGATCCTTATAGGAACTTGGCTTCGTCAAGTGGGGGAGAAACCTTGATGCCCAGAGGAAGTACTCATTCTGATGAACTTTTTCTTAGTGAAAAAGATTATCGAACTTATGGGCTCGGGGGGAGGAAAGAAGCACCTCAAAGAAGTTCCGCAATAGAATATAAACCTCCTTTGGACAATTACCATACCGCGGAAACATATAATCCTTTCCACGACAGCACCACCTCATTGGTGAACCGGTATCTGTTGCCGTCATCAGAGCCTTTAGAAAATAAGCAGTTGAGCCAAACTTATGGCAATGATGGCAGAAGTAATTTCGGCAGAGTAGCTTTTGATGAAAGAGAAAGGTTGTATTCGAGATACGCCTCGGGTTCCCTTTCGGATTACAATAAAGAATACCACCACCTTGCAGGTGAAGTTGGATTGAGATTTTCACCAGTTTCTTCTCGGTATTCTTTTGCTGGCCCTTCCATGTCGTATCGCTGA